A single region of the Larimichthys crocea isolate SSNF unplaced genomic scaffold, L_crocea_2.0 scaffold288, whole genome shotgun sequence genome encodes:
- the LOC109139315 gene encoding OX-2 membrane glycoprotein-like isoform X3 has protein sequence METMLQIFVLAALILKGQAALIQTQLTVMAAVGDEACLSCQLTPHKEVLQVTWQKLSPEAEKDVATSTKHFGLQVNPGFRDKVEFKDAGLQNSSIVIRNVTEQDESCYQCSFYTNPEGALTGRTCLKVYELHEPVLHVESNSAEEAVVSCSATGRPAPTVTLRVLRQDLHLSDYSSVSVTNTNSTVTVTSTAVLSGFRDDSTQVGCAVRVLSGPQKEVLMMIPEVKQSSADGFDELSGSNNHDHRGILISVLVVLVVCGIFALVFRKLESENSLSHRDNEMVQVTVKDKEELQTLSAEQEIRQLTPEKEQTTNGLKVTPSTARRLDFDLS, from the exons GTCAAGCAGCTCTGATACAAACACAGCTCACTGTGATGGCAGCAGTCGGAGATGAGGCTTGTTTGAGCTGTCAGCTGACTCCACATAAAGAAGTTCTTCAAGTCACCTGGCAGAAACTTTCACCTGAGGCGGAGAAGGATGTTGCCACATCCACCAAACACTTTGGTCTTCAGGTGAACCCTGGCTTCAGAGATAAAGTGGAGTTTAAAGATGCTGGACTGCAGAACAGCTCCATAGTTATCAGGAACGTGACGGAGCAGGATGAAAGCTGCTATCAATGTTCGTTCTACACCAACCCTGAAGGTGCTCTCACTGGTAGAACCTGCCTCAAAGTCTACG agctgcatgaaCCCGTCCTACATGTAGAGTCAAACTCTGCTGAAGAGGCAGTTGTGTCCTGCTCGGCCACAGGTCGACCTGCTCCCACAGTAACATTAAGAGTCCTGCGACAAGACCTCCACCTGTCAGACTACAGCTCTGTCAGTgtcaccaacaccaacagtaCAGTCACTGTCACCTCTACAGCTGTGCTGTCTGGTTTCCGTGATGACAGCACACAGGTTGGATGTGCAGTACGAGTGCTCTCTGGTCCTCAGAAAgaggtgttgatgatgattcCTGAGGTCAAACAGTCGTCTGCTGATG gttTTGATGAGTTATCTGGATCTAATAACCATGATCACA GGGGCATATTGATcagtgtgttggtggtgttagTCGTCTGTGGTATCTTTGCATTGGTCTTTCGTAAACTGGAAAGTGAAAACAG TCTGTCACACAGGGACAATGAGATGGTTCAAGTTAcagtcaaagacaaagaaga GCTCCAAACACTGTCTGCAGAACAGGAGATCAGACAGCTGACACCTGAGAAGGAACAGACAACCAACGGGCTAAAGGTGACGCCTTCAACTGCAAGAAGACTTGACTTTGACCTGTCTTAA